The genomic stretch TCCTACTATCGTCACCAAAGTCATCCCTATTACCGTGCCGATGATAACGCTAAGAGCCGCAAGGGCGCCGGCTTCGATGATTATTAGAGCGAAGAGCTGTAGTGGGCGTGTTCCTATGGCGCGGAGGATTCCGAACTCCGTGGTACGCTCGAAGATCGACATGAAGAGGGTATTCATTATTATGAATATCACGAGGGTAAAAAGGATAGCTTCGATGGTGATGATGCTGTAGTCTATCATTTCGAGCATAGCCGACAGTGAAGGCATAAGATCCTTCCAGCCTAGCGCCTCGTTTTCTCCCGCTGAAGCTTCAGCGAAAAAATCCTCTGAAGGAACGGTATCATCGAAGAGTATCGCTATCTCATGGATGTCGTCGCCGATGCCGAGCATCTTCTGCGCTGTCGGTAGGACGACGAACGCTGTCGTCTTGTCGAGTGAAGGGTCGCCGAAGTTGAAGATCCCCGAAACCTCAAGGAGGTCCTGCATAAGGTCGCCGGTATGTGCCTGCGCTACCGTTACGACGATATGGTCTCCGATGGCGACGTCGAGGTCTTCGGCGACGTCATAGCCGAGGAGTATAGCGCGTTCGTTGCCGTCGAGGAATACCCCAGATGTTATTGCGCGATGGATGCTTGAAATTTTACGCTCACTGTCAGTGTCGATGCCATACAACGCCACCGAAGAGGCATTGCGTGGCGATGTCAGCATACAAGGCGACACCGCCCTCATGGTATATGCCGCGACGGCAGGGGACTCTTCCAAAAATCTTATGGTTTCTTCGCTGTCATTGACAGTATTCTCGACTTCCCTGGTGAGCCTGAACCCTTCAGCATGGACTTGCGCCTCTCCGAGGAACGTCGTCGTAACCCTGTGGGTGATATTTTCTTTCATGCCGATAAGGTATGCGTCGAGGAATATTAGCGCAGCAAGGCCTATCCCTATGACGGTAGCCGTTAGGAAGGTTCTTCTTTTGTTGCGGAAGATATTACGGGCACCAAGTTTTATAAGCTGTAAGATCTTATACATGTCTCATGGCCTCCACAGCAGGTTTTCGTAGTATCCCTATGGCGGGGAATATGCTTACTATCAACGATGTCGCCATTGTTAGGGCGGCAGGGACAGCGAAGACAGTAAAAGATACCGCACTGCGGTATGTTGAGAACATGACACCGCCGAACTCTATAGGCTCGGAAAGGGCGATGCCGTATTCTGCCAAAAACCAGTTGGCGATAAAGGCGGGGATGGCACCGATGATGACACTTATCGTCGTCAACAGAAACATCTCCGTGATGATAAGCTTGAAGATAAACGCTGGTGACGTCCCCAGCGCCTTAAGCACACCATATTCCCTGGTACGCTCCAGAATGTCCATAAGGACGCTGTTTAGTATGCCAAGAGCAACGATAAGCATGATGATGCTAAGAGATACCCACATGCCCTTGATGTCCATAAGCATGGCGTCGTAGAAGCTCTTCTCCACGACCTGCCACGGCTGTATGTCGAGGGTTGCATCGCCGATACTTTCCCGTATTGCTGTAGCATACTCTTCGGCATGGTGGTACGAGTCTGTCATTATGGCAATCTCATGGACTCTAGACCCCAAAGAAAGAAATTCCTGCGCTGTAGCAATGCTAAGATAACATAGCATCATACCTTCTTCGTCTTTGACGATGCCAGATATCGGGAAAATGTCGTTGGCGATAGACCCGTCGGCACCTTGGCTGATGAGGACGATGTCATCGCCGACAGCAACTTTCATTGTTCTTGCAAGACTCGCCGTTATCACAGCACCTTCTTCAGAAAAAGTCCCTTCCGATAGCTTGGCGGCAAGGGTCGTCGTCTTAAATTCTCTGTCGAGGTCGATGCCAAGAACCTGAGTGCCCAAGGTTTTATTGTTGCCAAAAGCCAGCGCCGAAGAATACACCCGCGGCGTCCACGACGTCATAAAAGAAAGCTCTGGGATATCAACTTCATCGATGGTCTTATAAAGGTTGGGCTTGTCGAGGTAGTCGCTATGGTGTATCTGTATATGCCCGGTATGGCTTTTCGTGAATATGTCAATGACTTCGCTGTAGCTGCCCTCAGAGACGCCGATCGACAGCGACAGAAGAAAGAAACCTACGGCAATAGTAAGGCCCGTAAGGATAGAACGACGCTTCTGACGGAAAATGTTACGAAAAGCAAAGCGTACGAAGAGCATCTTCATTGTTTCTTCCTCAGATTTCGTAATGTGAAGGTGTCGTCAGGAACCTTTTCCCCAAAGGTAGCATCATGGTAGCGGATAACAGTAGTGTTGTTATCCTTTATTAATGATATCATCGTCAGAACAGTAGGAATCCTTTTGCCGCCAAGCTCCTTAATATCGCTAAGCGTTAACACACGTATCTTGGCGCCATGCTCGTCGTAATAAACCTGCTCCAAAGGCATAGAATCTTCACGGCGTACAAGAAGACGTATCTCTCCCCATAACGATACCGTCCCTTCGCGTGGCACCAGCGAAATCATTATCAGACTATCGGCGAGGGCGGCGTCTTCGACGAAAGAAGCATCGTAATCATCGAGGAGCGACGACTCCCTAACGAGGTCATCATTGGTGAAGTCCGACCCCATCCACGAACCCATCATCATCGACGGCGGCACTTTTATCACCTTGTCGATCTTGGGGAAGTAGTTCCACATCTCATTTCCCTTCCTCAGAGTGGTGATACCGCGGTCTTTCTTCGGAGATGTTATGGTGATAAACGT from Waddliaceae bacterium encodes the following:
- a CDS encoding ABC transporter permease translates to MYKILQLIKLGARNIFRNKRRTFLTATVIGIGLAALIFLDAYLIGMKENITHRVTTTFLGEAQVHAEGFRLTREVENTVNDSEETIRFLEESPAVAAYTMRAVSPCMLTSPRNASSVALYGIDTDSERKISSIHRAITSGVFLDGNERAILLGYDVAEDLDVAIGDHIVVTVAQAHTGDLMQDLLEVSGIFNFGDPSLDKTTAFVVLPTAQKMLGIGDDIHEIAILFDDTVPSEDFFAEASAGENEALGWKDLMPSLSAMLEMIDYSIITIEAILFTLVIFIIMNTLFMSIFERTTEFGILRAIGTRPLQLFALIIIEAGALAALSVIIGTVIGMTLVTIVGITGISYAGLNVAGVTFSEPIYAVFHWRQVVTFPAVVFVFTVAAAIYPAISAARTIPVKALQQIGK
- a CDS encoding ABC transporter permease, with protein sequence MKMLFVRFAFRNIFRQKRRSILTGLTIAVGFFLLSLSIGVSEGSYSEVIDIFTKSHTGHIQIHHSDYLDKPNLYKTIDEVDIPELSFMTSWTPRVYSSALAFGNNKTLGTQVLGIDLDREFKTTTLAAKLSEGTFSEEGAVITASLARTMKVAVGDDIVLISQGADGSIANDIFPISGIVKDEEGMMLCYLSIATAQEFLSLGSRVHEIAIMTDSYHHAEEYATAIRESIGDATLDIQPWQVVEKSFYDAMLMDIKGMWVSLSIIMLIVALGILNSVLMDILERTREYGVLKALGTSPAFIFKLIITEMFLLTTISVIIGAIPAFIANWFLAEYGIALSEPIEFGGVMFSTYRSAVSFTVFAVPAALTMATSLIVSIFPAIGILRKPAVEAMRHV
- a CDS encoding outer membrane lipoprotein-sorting protein, translated to MKFVKALIFSMCVFGTAYGADIDNIVERIDTLFRSDYSEATVSMMITTPHWKRTLEMDVWSRGMDDTFITITSPKKDRGITTLRKGNEMWNYFPKIDKVIKVPPSMMMGSWMGSDFTNDDLVRESSLLDDYDASFVEDAALADSLIMISLVPREGTVSLWGEIRLLVRREDSMPLEQVYYDEHGAKIRVLTLSDIKELGGKRIPTVLTMISLIKDNNTTVIRYHDATFGEKVPDDTFTLRNLRKKQ